The DNA window AACCGTCAAGAGGCTGAACGATGAAGAAAAACGGTTTATTTTTCCTCACGATCCTGCTGCTGGCCGGATCGTTGCCGGCGATGAAGAACAAAGTGGCGCAGAGCGGCATGACCTATCTGGCCATCAGCATGAGCAGCCGTGAAACCGCCATGGGAGATGCCGGCACCGCCATCACCCGCGGCATTAACGGACTCTGGCACAATCCAGCGGCGCTGGCGGATATTGAACGATTCTCCCTGGCAGTAAATCAGGTGGATTGGCTGATCGACACCAAGGTCTATGGCACGGCCCTGGCCGCCTCCCTTGGCAATTGGGGCACCTTTGCCCTGGACATCACCTATATGGATTACGGCGAGATCATCGGCACCCGCGTAGTGGATAAATCGGTGGATTATCGCGGCTTTGTCCTGACCGGCGACATCGGCGTGGAGGATTATGCGATCGGCTTGGCCTATGCCCGCCGCATCAACGACAAGTTCAGCCTCGGCGTCAAGGTCAAACGGCTGCATGAACGATTGGGCCGGGCGTCTTATGTGGTCAGCGAATATGAGGATCCTGATACCGGCGAAAAAATCCGCACGCGCAAGGAAAAGGACTGGAAGCTCAATGATTGGGGGCTGG is part of the bacterium genome and encodes:
- a CDS encoding PorV/PorQ family protein; the protein is MKKNGLFFLTILLLAGSLPAMKNKVAQSGMTYLAISMSSRETAMGDAGTAITRGINGLWHNPAALADIERFSLAVNQVDWLIDTKVYGTALAASLGNWGTFALDITYMDYGEIIGTRVVDKSVDYRGFVLTGDIGVEDYAIGLAYARRINDKFSLGVKVKRLHERLGRASYVVSEYEDPDTGEKIRTRKEKDWKLNDWGLDIGTYYNVGWKSLTFAMAMQNFSRDMKYWNEEFQTPMVLRMGLAMDVTDLFMDSAKSVGLLVSLDALHPNDHTERVHLGAEFSYLKKYCLRAGYKFNHEVESLTAGVGTEFMVSGLQGSFDYAYGSADYFEDIHRFSITFSF